The bacterium genomic sequence CCGGGCCAGATCCATAGCAGCGAGCCCAGGGAATAGTTCTTCCACATCATCAGCTGGCTGTTGCGGTGATTCAGGTACATCTTGCGGAAATTACCGGTGGGCAGCGAGCCCCCGGAAAGATGATAGATCACCGAGCCGGGAACGGAGACCACCCGCAGGCCAAGCAAGTGAAGCCGCCAGGCCAGGTCTATCTCCTCCATGTGCATGAAAAAATCCTCGTCCAGCAGGCCGGAGGCGTCCAGGGCCGAACGCCGGTAGATGGAGGCCGAACCCGAAGCCCAGAAGATGCCGGCGGGATGCCGGTCATACTGGCCCAGGTCCTTTTCCTTTTCCTCGAACATCCGTCCCCGGCAATAGGGATAGCCGTAGGCGTCCATCAGGCCGCCGGCCCCGCCGGAATAGTCGAACCTTGTCCGGTCCTTCAGCCACAGGATCTTGGGCTGGGCGGCGGCGACGGCCCCGTCCTTGTCCAGCTCTGAGACCAGCTTGTCCAGCCAGTCCGGCTTGACCTCGGTGTCGTTGTTAAGCAGGACCACATATTCCTCGGCGGTGGACCTGATCCCCAGGTTGCAGCCGCCGGCATAACCCAGGTTCTTGTCGGACTTGATCAC encodes the following:
- a CDS encoding glycosyltransferase family 2 protein, translated to MPTKVAIIIPHYNGQKLLEDCLPSLFRTGYSDYTVYLVDNASTDGSPEWAKVHYPQIQVIKSDKNLGYAGGCNLGIRSTAEEYVVLLNNDTEVKPDWLDKLVSELDKDGAVAAAQPKILWLKDRTRFDYSGGAGGLMDAYGYPYCRGRMFEEKEKDLGQYDRHPAGIFWASGSASIYRRSALDASGLLDEDFFMHMEEIDLAWRLHLLGLRVVSVPGSVIYHLSGGSLPTGNFRKMYLNHRNSQLMMWKNYSLGSLLWIWPGRMLLEAAAFAKAVASGNWEWARAIVQAGWWLLENPLTVWKKHRRVQALRKVSDRRIREQMFPGSIALEYFIKQKRTAQQLEGKR